From the genome of Silurus meridionalis isolate SWU-2019-XX chromosome 12, ASM1480568v1, whole genome shotgun sequence, one region includes:
- the tnika gene encoding TRAF2 and NCK interacting kinase a, whose product MAKDFSPSSLDQIDIFALKDPEGIFELVQMVGCGSYGQVFKGVHVKTRQAAAIKVISAMNSAHEELKSELNLLKTQSHHRNIATFYGAFVKKGTPVMGDQLWLVMEYCGGGSVYDLIHSTKEKCLNEDWTALLCRGILTGLAHLHKYKIIHRDIKGQNILLTDSAEVKLVDFGVSTQLDNTLGKQSTFIGTPFWMAPEVINCEKSSDGAYDCKSDVWSLGITAIEMAEGKPPLSEMKPLQAILTIAQSEPPTVDPQRCSHTFQSFLKGCLVKDYTKRLSAQELLTHPFITGINNYFRHIRHDIEGHIRRDKEEKRLAELQAARPVEKESFPANSPPANSPPRQVVLGQQYEKQLQEYLKRKKWERELISREMKQQYKMIKEQKQQQNSSGNDDVDKQNFLNKPGQAHMHPHSPNLQRHQAVKASSPNGKPQIQPVRKSPSSPIPVPQICISPQDESGVGLRRHCPESLNSPHCYDSWNAELDQKHKRRSASHSPCRMNKQHSFQDTNGNSLRAMMRMSSSQECLRNSQQIDLNSSAPEHSLRRMMPGRERRLYSMPHGKHLGVPSHHAIPAMSYSDEKENNKRGAMYSSHNDLSSSCSEAELRQFIHNKHNISSSYRHDMSDPTGMSSKNHPIINSVKGVIRRFGLSPRGSPRHSPASSHSPSPPNVSPPSTPLDSPFNSTNDWPCRY is encoded by the exons atgGCAAAGGATTTTTCACCATCATCTCTGGACCAAATCGACATCTTCGCACTTAAA GACCCTGAAGGAATCTTTGAACTAGTGCAGATGGTGGGATGTGGCTCCTACGGTCAAGTGTTCAAG ggtGTACATGTTAAAACAAGACAGGCTGCTGCTATCAAAGTCATCAGTGCTATGAAT TCGGCTCACGAGGAGCTGAAGTCTGAGTTGAACCTGCTGAAGACCCAGTCTCACCATCGCAACATCGCCACGTTTTATGGGGCTTTCGTCAAAAAAGGGACACCGGTCATGGGGGACCAGCTGTGG ttggtaATGGAGTACTGTGGAGGCGGATCTGTGTATGATCTGATTCATAGCACAAAAGAAAAGTGTTTAAATGAGGACTGGACAGCTCTCCTTTGCAGAGGAATCCTCACG GGTCTGGCTCACCTCCACAAATATAAAATCATCCACAGAGACATTAAAGGCCAGAACATCTTGCTGACTGACTCGGCAGAGGTGAAGCTGG tggactTCGGTGTGAGTACACAGTTGGATAACACCTTGGGGAAACAAAGCACATTTATCGGGACTCCGTTTTGGATGGCGCCAGAGGTCATCAACTGTGAAAAGAGTTCTGATGGTGCATACGACTGTAAG agTGATGTGTGGTCACTGGGCATCACAGCCATTGAGATGGCAGAAGGAAAACCCC CTCTGTCTGAAATGAAACCCTTGCAAGCGATCCTCACCATCGCTCAGAGTGAACCTCCAACAGTGGATCCCCAAAGATG ttCACACACTTTTCAGTCGTTTTTAAAGGGCTGTCTGGTGAAAGACTACACGAAGCGTCTGAGTGCTCAAGAACTTCTCACGCATCCGTTCATCACTGGCATAAATAATTACTTCAGACACATCCGCCACGATATAGAAGGACACATACGCAGGGataaag AAGAGAAAAGACTTGCTGAACTACAAGCTGCTCGGCCTGTGGAGAAGGAGAG CTTTCCAGCCAACTCACCTCCGGCCAACTCACCTCCGAGGCAGGTGGTTCTGGGACAACAGTATGAAAAACAGCttcaggag tATTTGAAGAGAAAGAAGTGGGAAAGAGAGCTAATCAGccgtgaaatgaaacaacaatacaaaatgataaaagaacaaaaacaacagcagaacTCCTCAGGCAATGATGATGTGGACAAACAG AATTTTCTGAACAAGCCTGGACAGGCTCACATGCACCCCCACTCACCCAACCTGCAGAGACACCAGGCTGTTAAAGCCTCATCTCCAAATGGAAAGCCTCAGATCCAGCCTGTCCGCAAGAGTCCCTCCAGCCCAATCCCTGTTCCTCAGATCTGCATCTCACCGCAGGATGAATCTGGAGTAGGACTGAGACGCCACTGCCCGGAATCACTAAACTCCCCCCACTGTTACGATTCCTGGAATGCGGAATTGGATCAGAAACACAAGCGTCGCTCAGCCTCGCATTCGCCCTGCCGCATGAACAAACAGCACAGCTTCCAAGACACAAACGGGAACAGCCTACGTGCGATGATGAGGATGTCCAGCAGTCAGGAGTGCCTGAGGAACTCCCAGCAAATCGATTTAAACAGCTCGGCCCCCGAACACTCGCTTCGACGGATGATGCCAGGCCGAGAGCGCCGCCTGTACTCCATGCCACATGGAAAACACCTTGGCGTTCCTTCGCACCATGCGATTCCTGCCATGTCGTATTCAGACGAAaaggaaaacaataaaagaGGAGCCATGTATTCTTCTCATAATGATCTCTCCAGCTCGTGTTCGGAGGCGGAGCTGAGACAATTCATCCACAACAAGCATAACATTTCCTCCTCGTACAGACACGACATGTCGGACCCGACCGGAATGTCTTCGAAAAACCACCCCATCATTAACTCAGTGAAGGGGGTTATACGAAGGTTTGGGCTTTCACCTCGTGGGTCACCTCGTCACAGTCCAGCATCTTCCCATTCTCCATCTCCACCCAACGTCAGCCCACCTTCCACACCCCTCGACTCCCCCTTTAATTCTACCAACGACTGGCCTTGTAGATACTAA